In one window of Candidatus Nitrosocosmicus arcticus DNA:
- a CDS encoding Rieske (2Fe-2S) protein, which yields MTWIKVASKDDVQEGSGKELNINGQRIALFFSKKKYYAIEALCRHQDGSLAPGKINGEVVECPLHFWHYNIRTGELLDYMEGIKLTTFPVQIRENEIYLDV from the coding sequence ATGACATGGATTAAAGTAGCCAGCAAAGACGACGTTCAAGAAGGCAGTGGTAAGGAACTTAATATTAATGGGCAGAGAATAGCTCTATTCTTTTCAAAAAAAAAATATTACGCGATCGAGGCACTTTGTAGGCATCAGGATGGTTCTTTAGCACCAGGCAAAATTAACGGAGAAGTCGTCGAGTGCCCGCTGCACTTTTGGCATTACAATATTAGAACAGGCGAACTACTAGACTATATGGAGGGCATAAAATTGACGACTTTCCCTGTTCAGATTAGAGAAAATGAAATCTATCTAGACGTTTAG
- a CDS encoding nicotinamide-nucleotide adenylyltransferase: MTTNMAAAMIGRFQPFHLGHLELVRQILNENDEIIILIGSSQANYTVKNPFTAGERIWMIRDSLIESKIDMSKVFMINATDDENNARWFSNIRSSTPPFKILYTGNNFVRTLLKKETIIIKKPRLLEENLLKGSVIRKLILENNSKWQDLVSESVKKVFREIAAVERIRSIHQAWMDSPFSEPKKYAE; this comes from the coding sequence ATGACGACGAATATGGCTGCCGCAATGATAGGACGATTTCAACCATTCCATTTGGGACATCTGGAATTAGTTCGTCAAATACTAAATGAAAATGATGAAATAATTATTCTGATAGGGAGCTCACAAGCAAATTATACCGTAAAAAACCCATTCACTGCGGGAGAAAGGATTTGGATGATTAGAGACAGCCTCATTGAATCAAAAATTGACATGTCCAAAGTATTCATGATCAATGCGACTGATGATGAAAACAACGCGAGGTGGTTCAGCAATATCAGGTCATCAACTCCGCCATTTAAAATTCTTTATACTGGAAACAATTTTGTCAGAACCCTGCTAAAAAAAGAAACCATAATCATCAAAAAACCAAGATTGCTAGAAGAAAATTTATTGAAAGGCTCAGTAATTCGGAAATTAATTCTTGAGAACAACTCCAAATGGCAAGATTTGGTTTCTGAATCGGTAAAAAAAGTCTTTAGAGAAATTGCCGCAGTAGAACGCATTAGAAGCATCCATCAAGCTTGGATGGATTCTCCTTTCTCAGAACCTAAAAAATATGCTGAATAA
- the metG gene encoding methionine--tRNA ligase: MEKNLVVTSALPYANGQIHLGHIASTYLPADIFTRFVRLTGRLIYHICATDDYGTPILIKAEKEGKTPEEYVREWNERDKKDFESVGINFDYFSKTSSPQNIKFVQDVFMKLYKNNHIKEEIVVQFFCTFDNKYLPDRYVIGRCPFCKSENQYSDLCESCGRVPEQILDPQCVLCGRPPVKKESLHYFFKLSDFDKSLKIWLSDNKNLQEDVVKYVLNWITAGLQDWDITRDLTWGVPIPKIEGFQNYEDKVFYGWFDNHLCYISSFNTFAEAILKKDGRKLWNDSEIIHYIGKDIIYHHYLFLPAIRLGIKSEYKLPDRIVTRGHLLFQNRKLSKSKNWSITLGGFTKSFDPDYLRFYFSTIIPYSQSDINFDWDSFYEKINNELISNIGNFINRTLSFTKKQFDGKIPPRTILDSVDKQALIEITQIAYIVGELIFGNEIDKAMKRILQFSTFFNQYFQSKEPWKSRQESNNSIWISANAVRSIAILLFPFIPTSAQKIWKQLGISENLSDQDWYSASELRIPNDHNIGNDIIPIFKRIERTEIEDQKTGFLDTGITRAKT, encoded by the coding sequence ATAGAAAAGAATCTTGTAGTTACTTCAGCCTTGCCTTATGCTAATGGCCAGATTCATCTTGGTCATATTGCATCAACATATCTACCAGCCGATATTTTCACTAGATTCGTCAGATTGACCGGTAGACTAATTTATCATATTTGTGCTACTGATGATTATGGGACACCTATCCTTATAAAAGCCGAGAAGGAGGGAAAGACCCCTGAAGAGTATGTTAGAGAATGGAATGAAAGGGACAAAAAAGATTTTGAATCCGTGGGCATTAATTTTGATTATTTTTCAAAGACTAGTTCCCCTCAAAATATAAAATTTGTGCAGGATGTCTTTATGAAGCTGTATAAGAACAATCACATTAAAGAGGAAATTGTGGTTCAATTTTTTTGTACATTTGATAACAAGTATTTACCAGACAGATATGTCATAGGCAGATGTCCATTTTGTAAATCCGAAAACCAATATTCTGATCTTTGTGAATCTTGTGGTAGAGTCCCCGAACAAATTCTGGATCCTCAATGTGTCCTGTGTGGAAGACCACCTGTTAAGAAGGAAAGTCTTCATTATTTTTTTAAATTGTCTGATTTTGATAAATCCCTAAAAATTTGGCTTTCCGATAATAAGAATTTACAAGAGGACGTAGTAAAATATGTTTTAAACTGGATTACTGCAGGTTTGCAGGATTGGGATATTACTAGAGATCTAACTTGGGGGGTGCCCATTCCAAAGATTGAAGGATTTCAGAACTATGAAGACAAAGTATTTTACGGCTGGTTTGACAATCACCTATGTTATATTTCATCATTTAATACTTTTGCAGAGGCCATCCTTAAGAAAGATGGTAGGAAACTTTGGAATGATTCTGAAATCATTCATTATATAGGAAAAGATATAATCTATCATCACTATCTGTTTCTCCCTGCGATCAGACTTGGAATTAAAAGTGAGTACAAATTACCTGATAGAATAGTTACAAGAGGTCATCTACTATTCCAAAATAGAAAGTTATCAAAGAGTAAAAATTGGTCGATAACTTTGGGAGGATTTACAAAGTCCTTTGACCCGGATTATCTTAGATTCTATTTTTCCACTATTATCCCATATTCACAATCTGACATTAATTTTGACTGGGATAGTTTTTATGAAAAAATTAATAATGAGCTTATATCTAACATAGGAAACTTTATCAACCGCACCCTCTCCTTTACCAAGAAACAATTTGATGGAAAAATCCCTCCAAGAACCATTTTAGACAGTGTTGATAAACAAGCATTGATAGAGATTACACAAATCGCATACATTGTAGGCGAATTAATTTTTGGAAACGAAATAGATAAGGCTATGAAGAGGATTCTGCAGTTTAGTACCTTTTTTAATCAGTACTTCCAGTCTAAAGAACCTTGGAAGTCACGTCAGGAGTCAAATAATTCCATCTGGATATCTGCAAATGCGGTAAGATCAATAGCGATATTATTATTTCCATTCATTCCCACATCTGCGCAGAAAATCTGGAAGCAATTGGGAATTTCAGAAAACTTATCAGACCAAGACTGGTATTCAGCATCTGAGTTAAGAATCCCTAACGATCATAATATTGGTAACGATATAATTCCCATTTTTAAAAGGATTGAAAGGACCGAGATTGAAGATCAAAAAACTGGATTTTTGGATACTGGAATAACAAGGGCGAAAACCTGA